From the genome of Blautia pseudococcoides, one region includes:
- a CDS encoding RNA polymerase sigma factor: MMTKWDINLIVEEYADTITRICYSYGKNYDDTQDIMQNVFLKLMRANPEFDSKEHEKAWIIRVTINECKDFLKNIFRRHASLEEIQEIPIEEEEDLSYIREAVLKLPDKYKSVIYLFYYEGYTAVEIAGILHKKENTIYTWMNRARQMLKEMVGGDVE; this comes from the coding sequence ATGATGACAAAATGGGACATCAATCTAATAGTGGAAGAATACGCAGATACCATAACCCGTATCTGCTATTCTTATGGAAAAAATTATGATGATACCCAGGACATTATGCAGAATGTATTTTTAAAACTAATGCGTGCCAATCCGGAATTTGATTCAAAAGAGCATGAAAAGGCCTGGATCATCCGGGTTACCATTAATGAATGTAAAGATTTTTTGAAGAACATTTTCAGAAGGCATGCTTCTTTGGAGGAAATACAGGAAATACCCATAGAGGAGGAAGAGGATTTATCTTACATCCGAGAGGCGGTCCTAAAACTGCCGGACAAATACAAATCGGTCATCTATCTTTTTTATTATGAGGGCTACACGGCAGTGGAAATAGCGGGTATCCTCCATAAAAAAGAGAACACAATTTATACCTGGATGAACCGCGCCAGACAGATGCTGAAAGAAATGGTGGGAGGTGACGTGGAATGA
- a CDS encoding GyrI-like domain-containing protein, with product MAEIKRVYRQTIPAVKLVGRCYREEDKENGVFANKWGEWFQNGLFAPLQLSDAGEEPFEDCDACIGLCRCKEGEPFQYWIGVFMPLDASVPDGYDSVVLDAGDIAVCWVYGKEPDIYTHCCMSRLEEEGFAWKADKNGVKWCFERYSCPRFTTPDEEGNVILDMCFYVK from the coding sequence ATGGCTGAAATTAAACGTGTATACCGTCAAACAATTCCGGCAGTGAAGCTGGTGGGCAGATGCTACAGGGAAGAGGATAAAGAAAACGGTGTATTTGCAAACAAGTGGGGTGAATGGTTTCAAAACGGCCTGTTTGCACCGCTTCAACTGTCCGATGCGGGGGAGGAGCCATTTGAGGATTGCGATGCCTGCATAGGCTTATGCCGCTGCAAAGAGGGAGAGCCGTTTCAGTATTGGATCGGTGTGTTCATGCCGCTGGATGCCTCAGTACCGGATGGATATGACAGTGTTGTATTAGATGCGGGTGATATTGCTGTATGCTGGGTATACGGCAAGGAGCCGGATATCTATACCCATTGTTGTATGAGCCGGCTTGAAGAGGAAGGTTTTGCGTGGAAAGCAGATAAGAATGGAGTAAAGTGGTGCTTTGAGCGATATAGCTGCCCACGTTTTACTACGCCTGACGAAGAAGGCAATGTAATACTTGATATGTGCTTTTATGTGAAATAA
- a CDS encoding anti-sigma-I factor RsgI family protein, producing MSRKIRDAFDSVKADKQMKEKTKENLTAQLEHCSKRRFYQRPVFYRTLAGALLLVLVFAGSMKAYEIKAEAAYITMEGPVEIGLSVNGKDTVISAEGLNADGENIVSQVDVTGMHYREALQAIMGTDSYQECQGGRAKVKVSCRDDKQEADMQQSADETCHSYGRQYREHHGQEHEEETEGHRDNHSGQYGRKHGDTVQENQPGGQQENRQRVRSYDAAGKENGEHGHRKGHLIP from the coding sequence ATGAGCAGGAAAATCAGAGATGCATTCGATTCTGTAAAAGCGGATAAACAGATGAAGGAAAAAACCAAAGAAAATCTGACCGCCCAACTGGAGCACTGTTCTAAACGCCGCTTTTATCAAAGACCAGTGTTTTACAGAACGCTGGCCGGAGCTTTGCTGCTGGTCCTGGTGTTTGCGGGGAGTATGAAGGCTTATGAGATAAAAGCTGAGGCAGCTTATATCACTATGGAAGGTCCGGTTGAGATTGGGCTTTCCGTAAACGGGAAGGATACCGTGATCTCAGCAGAAGGGCTGAATGCCGACGGAGAAAATATTGTCTCTCAGGTGGATGTTACAGGAATGCATTACCGGGAAGCCCTGCAGGCTATCATGGGAACAGATTCCTATCAGGAGTGCCAGGGAGGAAGGGCAAAGGTAAAGGTTTCCTGTCGTGATGACAAACAGGAAGCGGATATGCAGCAGAGTGCTGATGAGACGTGTCATTCCTATGGCCGGCAATACCGCGAACATCACGGTCAGGAACATGAGGAAGAGACAGAAGGCCACCGGGATAATCACAGCGGGCAATACGGCAGAAAACATGGGGATACCGTTCAGGAGAATCAGCCGGGAGGTCAGCAGGAGAATCGACAGAGAGTCCGGTCATATGATGCTGCGGGAAAGGAGAATGGGGAGCATGGGCACAGAAAGGGACATCTAATTCCTTAA
- a CDS encoding LytR/AlgR family response regulator transcription factor encodes MAVLVVEDNLPAVKRIKQFIGNINHEIEVVSCPEAGKALSIAKQEKIDLFILDIQLTDYKGTSLAKQIRRLPQYQYTPIIFETALATEELAAYRDVKCYGFLIKPYAEAEFKKTFSEAMGLADNLMESGRKIQIVQKQFILEYDIEDIVYIESCGKKAIIHTNRIGIGVKEDTISGYTLYKLVEMIDSPVFIQCHKSYVVNKSHILKIDKTEKQIYLRGFQNTIPIGNKYQAEIWS; translated from the coding sequence ATGGCCGTATTAGTAGTTGAAGATAATCTGCCGGCTGTAAAGCGTATCAAGCAGTTTATTGGTAATATCAATCATGAAATAGAAGTCGTTTCCTGCCCGGAAGCCGGCAAAGCACTTTCTATTGCAAAACAGGAGAAAATAGACCTCTTTATACTGGATATTCAGCTAACGGATTATAAAGGAACAAGCCTTGCCAAGCAAATCCGACGATTGCCACAATATCAGTATACGCCTATTATATTTGAGACTGCTTTAGCAACAGAGGAGCTTGCTGCATACAGGGATGTGAAATGCTATGGTTTCCTTATAAAGCCATATGCTGAGGCGGAATTCAAAAAAACATTTAGCGAAGCTATGGGACTTGCAGATAATTTAATGGAATCTGGCAGAAAAATACAAATAGTACAAAAACAGTTTATCCTGGAGTATGATATAGAAGATATTGTCTATATTGAATCCTGTGGGAAAAAAGCGATTATACATACAAACCGTATCGGCATCGGGGTAAAAGAAGATACCATATCAGGTTATACACTTTACAAATTGGTCGAGATGATTGACAGTCCCGTGTTTATACAGTGTCATAAAAGTTATGTTGTGAATAAATCACATATCTTGAAAATTGACAAAACGGAAAAGCAGATTTATTTAAGGGGATTTCAGAACACGATTCCTATAGGAAACAAATATCAGGCAGAGATCTGGAGTTAG
- a CDS encoding TIGR04076 family protein yields MKKWYNEEYEWEIEVIGFLRGDHTERYCRNGEEIGDKYTCTYGCPVNADGQGICSKVMMMLFPVMEAVRSGGDLENIGGSSKYCKDIVCPDGCVLFRMTAKKLENENFFKGKFF; encoded by the coding sequence ATGAAAAAATGGTATAATGAGGAATATGAATGGGAAATTGAGGTAATAGGGTTCCTTCGCGGTGACCATACAGAACGATATTGCCGAAACGGTGAGGAGATCGGGGATAAGTATACCTGTACTTACGGTTGTCCTGTAAATGCAGATGGACAGGGGATTTGCTCTAAGGTCATGATGATGTTGTTTCCGGTCATGGAGGCTGTCAGGAGCGGCGGGGATTTAGAAAACATTGGCGGCAGCAGTAAATACTGCAAGGATATTGTATGTCCGGATGGCTGCGTTTTGTTTCGGATGACGGCTAAGAAACTTGAGAATGAAAATTTTTTTAAGGGAAAGTTTTTTTAA
- a CDS encoding TipAS antibiotic-recognition domain-containing protein: protein MSFKEFDTEEYFNMLSAFRKEHEDSVIKSFGSVEAFDEWVSKWKGKESILADSAMKNYGSMEEFIEAMKNNLEKMPDLMEKGKKLREGGGLERNKELTQALMSDLTRDPGCEEVQEIIRECVEITEKLYEGMEMGNNFWENMVDSYLHEKALIESLDKMYGKGASEFTGKAYRYYFQNRTEKHRINIT from the coding sequence ATGAGTTTTAAAGAATTTGATACAGAAGAATATTTTAACATGTTGTCCGCATTCAGGAAAGAGCATGAAGATTCTGTCATAAAAAGTTTTGGCAGTGTAGAGGCCTTTGATGAGTGGGTGAGTAAATGGAAAGGAAAAGAATCCATACTTGCTGACTCGGCAATGAAAAACTATGGGAGCATGGAAGAATTTATAGAGGCCATGAAAAACAACCTGGAAAAAATGCCTGATTTGATGGAAAAAGGAAAGAAACTCAGAGAAGGCGGGGGACTGGAGCGAAACAAAGAACTGACCCAGGCTTTGATGTCTGATCTGACGAGAGACCCTGGATGTGAGGAAGTACAGGAGATTATAAGGGAATGTGTGGAAATTACGGAAAAACTGTACGAAGGAATGGAGATGGGAAATAATTTCTGGGAAAACATGGTGGACAGTTATCTGCATGAAAAAGCCCTGATAGAAAGTCTGGATAAGATGTACGGTAAGGGAGCCTCCGAATTCACGGGCAAAGCCTACCGGTATTATTTTCAGAACAGAACAGAAAAGCATAGGATCAATATAACATAA
- a CDS encoding helix-turn-helix domain-containing protein produces the protein MDFITTKEVASKWGISDRRILQYCTAGRIDGAEKIGHAWLIPKSASKPVDKRYKTNKKEVK, from the coding sequence ATGGATTTCATTACAACGAAAGAAGTTGCTTCTAAATGGGGCATATCGGATCGAAGAATATTGCAATATTGTACTGCTGGAAGAATTGACGGTGCTGAAAAAATTGGACATGCATGGCTAATACCTAAATCTGCCTCAAAGCCTGTTGATAAAAGATACAAAACCAACAAGAAAGAAGTGAAATAG
- a CDS encoding transposon-encoded TnpW family protein — MTEIRMGNTVLVVSGFFKQGAKETAADKMAKVLEAEAATQKSSYTV; from the coding sequence GTGACGGAAATCCGCATGGGAAACACCGTCCTTGTTGTGTCCGGCTTTTTCAAGCAGGGCGCAAAGGAAACCGCAGCCGACAAAATGGCGAAGGTGCTGGAAGCGGAGGCTGCTACGCAAAAATCGTCTTATACGGTGTGA
- a CDS encoding DUF5058 family protein, producing MKFQPNSAFLFTLAGLVILFVIVQSIFFLVRAYRRGKSLGIETAQMKKTIVSTAVFTLAPAVSILLGVITLSKFLGLPLPWLRLSVIGAITYELPAATSTANALHISLSETITDPKVYTAICWVMTLGIFPGLIWVPLFIKKIQGGLLK from the coding sequence ATGAAATTTCAACCAAACAGTGCATTTTTGTTTACCCTGGCAGGGCTGGTGATATTGTTTGTCATTGTACAGTCCATATTTTTTCTGGTACGGGCTTACAGACGGGGGAAAAGCCTGGGTATCGAGACGGCACAGATGAAGAAAACTATTGTGTCAACAGCCGTTTTTACCCTTGCGCCGGCGGTATCTATACTGCTGGGAGTTATCACTTTGTCAAAGTTTCTGGGACTGCCGCTGCCGTGGCTGAGGCTTAGTGTGATCGGGGCTATTACATATGAACTTCCTGCGGCGACTTCCACAGCAAATGCGCTGCATATTTCCCTGTCGGAGACAATAACAGACCCAAAGGTTTATACAGCCATCTGCTGGGTTATGACTCTCGGTATTTTTCCGGGGCTTATATGGGTACCGCTTTTCATTAAGAAAATCCAGGGCGGTCTTTTGAAATAA
- a CDS encoding MATE family efflux transporter, with product MTGVQRTENRNLHIKVNKTFYYSFFSIYAALVLQNVITLSVNLADNMMLGAYSETSLAGVAAVNQIQFVFQQILMALGDGLVIFCSQYWGKKQTGPMKKIAATAMHAGLVVAVLLFVGVSLFPYQAVGIFTTDRHIIEEGVQYLNIIRFTYLFFAVTQLLLAALRSVEVVKIAFCLSIMTFFINCGINYVLIYGNFGAPEMGTAGAAVGTLTARIVECAVLIVYIINKEKNLNLRLKDYLQFDKVFCKDYFRITAPMVVVQSLWGVNTALQTVILGHMTSAAIAANSAASTLFLMVKSTAVGAASTASIIIGKTIGTGDIALTKVYAKVMQRMFLVIGILSGILLFFIRIPILNLYDLSSATKDMANTFLIILSIVCIGMSYQMPTNNGIIRGGGNAMFVVKMDLISIWLIVIPLSFFMAFVMKASPAVVVCCLNADQIFKCIPAFLESHYGNWIRKLTRDESPAS from the coding sequence ATGACTGGAGTACAGAGGACAGAAAACAGAAACCTACATATCAAGGTAAATAAAACATTTTATTACAGCTTTTTTTCTATTTACGCGGCATTGGTGCTGCAGAATGTTATCACCCTCAGCGTAAATCTGGCGGATAATATGATGCTGGGGGCTTACAGTGAGACTTCGCTGGCAGGTGTGGCGGCGGTGAACCAGATTCAGTTTGTATTTCAGCAGATTCTCATGGCACTCGGAGACGGGCTGGTGATTTTCTGCAGCCAGTATTGGGGGAAAAAGCAGACCGGACCTATGAAAAAAATAGCTGCCACAGCCATGCATGCCGGACTTGTAGTGGCAGTCCTTTTGTTTGTGGGGGTCAGCCTTTTTCCGTACCAGGCTGTGGGGATTTTTACCACAGACAGGCATATTATTGAGGAAGGGGTACAATATCTGAATATCATCCGGTTTACTTATTTATTCTTTGCGGTTACCCAGCTTTTGCTGGCAGCCCTTAGAAGCGTGGAGGTGGTAAAAATTGCGTTCTGCCTCTCCATTATGACATTTTTTATCAACTGCGGAATCAATTATGTGCTGATATACGGAAATTTCGGCGCACCGGAGATGGGGACAGCAGGCGCCGCGGTGGGGACGCTGACTGCCAGAATCGTGGAGTGTGCTGTACTGATCGTATACATAATAAATAAGGAAAAGAACCTGAATCTCAGGTTAAAGGATTATCTCCAGTTTGACAAGGTTTTCTGTAAGGATTATTTTAGGATCACAGCCCCTATGGTGGTGGTGCAGAGTCTTTGGGGAGTCAATACTGCGCTGCAGACTGTAATTCTGGGCCATATGACATCAGCGGCGATCGCTGCCAACAGTGCTGCCTCCACTTTATTTCTGATGGTAAAATCCACAGCCGTGGGGGCGGCCTCCACGGCGTCCATTATCATTGGAAAAACCATTGGAACAGGGGATATAGCGCTGACGAAAGTCTATGCAAAAGTAATGCAGAGAATGTTTCTGGTAATTGGGATTTTGTCGGGTATCCTCCTGTTCTTTATCCGTATTCCCATTCTGAACCTTTACGATCTGTCATCTGCCACCAAAGATATGGCAAATACATTTTTGATCATTCTCAGCATAGTCTGCATTGGAATGTCCTATCAGATGCCCACTAACAATGGAATCATAAGAGGCGGGGGCAATGCCATGTTTGTGGTGAAGATGGATTTGATCAGTATATGGCTTATCGTCATACCGTTATCTTTCTTTATGGCGTTTGTTATGAAGGCATCTCCGGCAGTGGTGGTATGCTGCCTGAATGCGGACCAGATATTTAAGTGCATTCCTGCATTTTTAGAATCGCACTATGGGAACTGGATACGAAAACTGACCAGGGATGAAAGCCCTGCATCGTAA
- a CDS encoding helix-turn-helix transcriptional regulator: MYQWQKQIQRIVDEIDNCIKNYDNEALTLHNLSHKLGYSEFYTTRKFKEISGMPFRDYLRLRRLTFALKEVRDSTKSLLDIAFDHGFSSHEAFTRAFKGTYGITPSDYRKNPKPLVLRTKINAFDRYFFGLGEIGMIKSTDGVKIYYITIPRHKFLYIRNRESNGYWDFWQKQSLIPGQDHDTICGLLDSIKGKLDDDGGSEPNCKSGQIMAYMNDPDGRLCDWGFLRSECWGVRLPFDFEGEVPPQMYVADVPEAEYIVFEHGPFDYEQENRSVEDKIEHAMASFDFSQTDHCMDTSPGRIMYFYYDPAQCFKYIRPVRK, encoded by the coding sequence ATGTACCAGTGGCAAAAACAAATTCAAAGAATCGTTGATGAAATTGACAACTGTATCAAAAATTATGATAATGAAGCCTTAACACTTCATAATCTCTCCCATAAGCTGGGATATTCCGAATTCTACACAACCAGGAAATTTAAAGAAATATCGGGAATGCCGTTTAGGGATTATCTGCGGCTTAGAAGATTAACCTTTGCTCTGAAAGAGGTGCGGGACAGTACAAAAAGTCTTTTGGATATTGCCTTTGATCATGGCTTTTCCTCACATGAAGCCTTTACCAGGGCTTTCAAAGGAACATACGGCATCACGCCCAGTGACTATAGGAAAAATCCGAAACCTCTTGTTCTCCGTACAAAGATAAATGCATTTGACCGCTACTTTTTCGGATTAGGAGAGATTGGTATGATAAAATCAACAGACGGCGTTAAAATTTATTACATAACCATTCCCCGGCACAAATTTTTGTACATTAGAAACCGTGAAAGTAATGGGTATTGGGATTTCTGGCAAAAGCAAAGTCTTATTCCAGGGCAGGATCATGACACAATCTGCGGATTGCTGGATAGTATCAAGGGCAAACTGGATGATGATGGCGGGAGCGAACCCAACTGCAAAAGCGGTCAGATCATGGCGTACATGAACGATCCGGACGGCAGGCTCTGCGACTGGGGTTTTCTACGTTCCGAATGTTGGGGGGTACGGCTTCCTTTTGATTTTGAAGGGGAAGTGCCGCCGCAAATGTACGTGGCTGATGTTCCCGAAGCCGAATATATTGTTTTTGAACATGGACCATTTGATTATGAACAGGAAAACCGCAGTGTAGAGGATAAAATCGAACATGCAATGGCATCTTTTGATTTTTCTCAGACGGATCACTGCATGGATACCTCGCCCGGCAGAATCATGTACTTTTATTATGATCCGGCACAATGTTTCAAGTACATCAGACCCGTACGAAAATAA
- a CDS encoding sensor histidine kinase, producing the protein MNIVIQALLDAGLLFLCGEMIFSQNKGIKAKDLILLPFQFLLCIVSRMSFSVGSASELIFEKQGFEIAPANNLFLLIFFILLVMLINSVYYKPQNNDFVISGSMAVISIYLGVKVCSVLFLSVCGATGRVLVFGSRMMALMPAVFCVLSSVPKYLREVIRNGGFAAKLVTINVTVVLVTVLTFFRFESTAIIEHTWLCAGILAVLLAVDAVLLAASWRKMQERKNIRMMEQYIPIVEELVSQVRSRQHEFNNRIFAIETAVACANSLEEAKAAVAELKEGVLMDQSSRELLVCDSKVIAGLLYEKSKQAEMAGIKVEIELQGLFRKSVASETDWIEILGIYVDNALEASKAGDTVFIQCYQKDRFLELTVKNPADPLSNTEFMALFHRGYTTKTDKAAHGFGLYNISRIAERRHGKIITRNETIHERNYVVFGVILP; encoded by the coding sequence ATGAACATTGTAATTCAGGCGTTATTAGACGCAGGACTTTTATTCTTGTGCGGAGAAATGATATTTTCGCAAAATAAAGGGATAAAAGCAAAAGACTTAATTTTACTTCCGTTTCAATTTTTGCTGTGCATTGTGTCAAGGATGAGCTTTTCCGTTGGTTCTGCATCTGAACTGATCTTTGAAAAGCAGGGCTTTGAAATCGCTCCCGCAAACAACCTTTTTCTTTTGATTTTTTTCATTTTGTTGGTCATGCTGATAAACAGCGTTTATTATAAACCTCAAAACAATGACTTTGTAATCAGCGGAAGTATGGCAGTCATCTCGATATATTTAGGCGTAAAAGTGTGTTCTGTTCTCTTTCTTTCGGTATGTGGCGCAACAGGCCGGGTTCTCGTATTCGGAAGCAGAATGATGGCATTGATGCCCGCTGTATTCTGTGTGCTGAGCTCCGTGCCAAAATACTTGCGGGAAGTAATTCGGAACGGAGGATTTGCCGCAAAGCTTGTAACCATAAATGTTACAGTTGTTCTTGTGACAGTTCTCACTTTCTTTCGGTTTGAAAGCACCGCTATTATTGAGCATACATGGCTGTGTGCAGGTATTTTGGCTGTTCTGCTGGCTGTGGACGCTGTGCTGTTGGCGGCAAGCTGGCGAAAAATGCAGGAACGGAAAAACATACGAATGATGGAACAGTACATCCCTATCGTTGAGGAGCTTGTATCACAGGTTCGTTCCAGACAGCATGAATTTAACAATCGAATATTTGCAATCGAAACGGCGGTTGCCTGTGCCAATTCGTTAGAAGAGGCAAAGGCGGCGGTTGCAGAGCTGAAAGAGGGCGTACTTATGGATCAGAGCAGCCGGGAGCTGCTGGTCTGCGATAGCAAGGTCATTGCCGGACTTCTCTATGAAAAAAGCAAACAAGCTGAGATGGCAGGAATTAAAGTTGAAATTGAATTGCAGGGGCTTTTCCGAAAGAGCGTAGCGTCCGAAACGGACTGGATAGAAATTTTAGGAATCTATGTGGATAATGCGCTGGAGGCTTCCAAGGCAGGAGACACTGTTTTTATCCAATGTTATCAAAAAGACAGGTTTCTTGAACTTACCGTAAAAAATCCCGCTGATCCCCTGTCGAATACGGAGTTTATGGCGCTTTTCCACAGGGGATATACCACAAAGACGGATAAAGCGGCGCATGGATTTGGACTTTATAATATTTCCCGCATTGCGGAGAGACGGCACGGAAAAATCATAACAAGAAACGAAACAATCCATGAAAGGAATTATGTTGTATTTGGCGTTATATTACCATAG
- a CDS encoding helix-turn-helix domain-containing protein, with translation MLYLSFFKRMPQHEIGRRYGRSRSAAGYHIRKAIQQLYEEMEGRMRNSRLLPYDTIVQATSGEPEAVNTVLQYYGQRIRHASRIKGQADKEARTSSRKRC, from the coding sequence ATGCTCTACCTGTCCTTTTTCAAGCGTATGCCGCAGCATGAAATCGGCAGACGGTACGGACGCAGCCGCAGCGCAGCGGGCTACCATATCCGAAAAGCCATACAGCAGCTTTACGAGGAAATGGAGGGACGAATGAGGAATAGCAGGCTTCTCCCCTATGACACAATCGTACAGGCTACCAGCGGCGAGCCGGAAGCGGTCAACACCGTATTGCAGTATTATGGGCAGCGAATACGCCATGCTTCCCGTATCAAGGGTCAAGCCGACAAGGAAGCGAGGACTTCATCACGGAAACGCTGCTGA